One stretch of Rosistilla oblonga DNA includes these proteins:
- a CDS encoding DMT family transporter: MLAPVQPSDRRRAIVALVLVNSMWGLSFPMMKCLNMQVDEHFSVTHLTASPMLRSSAAAWMIGIRFTAAMLLYLLFFHRTLRQVQMPHVLAGAAIGAMFVMGLILQVIGLGTIPASRSGFLTSLVVVVTPIISAIAQRRMPRPTVIAGAMLALFGVAVLAEVIQLRDGRIGFAADMRQTWTTGDWLTLLSVFFFSGQILLLDQLGKRYHSIAFTPSMFATTALLAFCTFAWLQFHVPESAVGGWTSLAVKPSFYLMLILLCSIPSLIAFAWMNKYQPMISAGQAAVIYTLEPVFASLWAMTLPAALSLCCTVAYANETFSTPLVIGGALVLAANALALWPQRRAGSR, from the coding sequence ATGCTAGCCCCCGTCCAACCGAGCGATCGTCGACGTGCCATCGTCGCACTGGTGCTGGTCAACAGCATGTGGGGGCTTTCGTTTCCGATGATGAAGTGCTTGAACATGCAGGTCGATGAGCACTTCTCGGTAACACATCTGACCGCGTCGCCGATGCTGCGATCCTCTGCGGCCGCCTGGATGATCGGGATCCGGTTTACCGCCGCGATGCTTCTCTATTTGCTCTTCTTCCACCGCACGCTTCGCCAGGTGCAGATGCCGCATGTCCTGGCCGGCGCCGCGATCGGGGCGATGTTTGTGATGGGGCTGATCTTGCAAGTCATCGGACTCGGGACGATCCCCGCCTCGCGCAGCGGTTTCCTGACCAGCCTGGTGGTCGTGGTGACCCCGATCATTTCGGCGATCGCCCAGCGGCGGATGCCGCGGCCGACAGTGATCGCCGGAGCGATGTTGGCTCTGTTCGGGGTCGCCGTCCTGGCGGAAGTGATCCAATTGCGCGATGGGCGAATCGGTTTCGCTGCCGACATGCGGCAGACTTGGACCACCGGCGACTGGCTGACTCTGCTTTCAGTCTTCTTTTTCAGCGGCCAGATCCTGCTGTTGGATCAACTGGGCAAACGCTACCACTCGATCGCCTTTACCCCCAGCATGTTCGCCACCACGGCACTGCTCGCCTTTTGCACATTCGCGTGGCTGCAATTCCATGTTCCCGAATCAGCCGTCGGCGGTTGGACGTCGCTGGCCGTCAAACCCTCCTTCTATTTAATGCTGATCCTGCTCTGCTCGATCCCGTCGCTGATCGCTTTCGCTTGGATGAACAAGTACCAACCGATGATCTCGGCGGGGCAGGCCGCCGTGATCTACACCCTTGAGCCGGTCTTCGCCTCGTTGTGGGCGATGACGCTTCCCGCAGCGCTCAGCCTCTGCTGCACCGTCGCCTACGCTAACGAGACGTTCAGCACGCCCCTGGTAATCGGGGGGGCCCTGGTCCTAGCCGCCAACGCGTTGGCGCTGTGGCCCCAACGCCGGGCCGGCTCACGCTGA
- a CDS encoding Na/Pi symporter — protein sequence MDIAVPEEAAEAASNQSVWRQWLMVVCLVYLLICAVGLIGSGFKTATGSQAKQMFEFATNPFAGLVVGTVATALIQSSSTVTSIIVGLVAGGLPVSVAVPMVMGANIGTSITNTIVSLGHVREKKEFARAFSAATVHDFFNLLAVVIFLPLEMATGFLEKIGSGLAGIFVVGDASMGGLNFVKAATTPVVVFFKDGVAGMGTTAGGIVLILCGIVLIFLSIHFVGTLLKTLMVGKAKELLHSAIGKGPVSGICSGTLVTVLVQSSSTTTSLMVPLAGSGAFGLKQIYPFTLGANIGTCITALLAATAVDGNSAAALQIAFIHLTYNVLGVLFIFGVPMLRYLPVKAAEWLGETASENKLVALAYILSVFFVIPGMFLGVTSML from the coding sequence ATGGACATTGCAGTACCGGAAGAAGCTGCCGAAGCGGCGTCGAATCAAAGCGTTTGGCGTCAGTGGCTGATGGTCGTTTGCCTTGTCTATCTATTGATCTGCGCTGTCGGCTTGATCGGCTCGGGGTTTAAGACCGCGACGGGCAGCCAGGCGAAGCAGATGTTCGAATTCGCCACGAACCCATTTGCGGGCTTGGTGGTCGGTACGGTCGCCACGGCGTTGATCCAATCCTCCTCGACGGTGACCTCGATCATCGTTGGTCTGGTTGCCGGAGGCCTGCCCGTATCGGTCGCTGTGCCGATGGTGATGGGAGCGAACATCGGAACATCGATCACCAACACGATCGTGTCGCTTGGGCATGTCCGCGAGAAGAAGGAGTTTGCCCGCGCCTTTTCAGCGGCGACGGTGCACGATTTTTTCAATCTATTGGCCGTGGTGATCTTCCTGCCGCTCGAGATGGCGACGGGGTTCCTGGAGAAAATCGGCAGCGGGCTGGCTGGCATCTTCGTCGTTGGCGACGCCTCGATGGGAGGCTTGAACTTCGTCAAAGCTGCGACCACGCCGGTCGTTGTGTTCTTTAAAGATGGCGTCGCTGGGATGGGGACGACGGCGGGCGGGATCGTCTTGATCCTATGTGGGATCGTGCTGATCTTTCTCTCGATTCACTTTGTCGGCACGCTTTTGAAGACGTTGATGGTTGGCAAGGCCAAGGAACTGTTGCATTCGGCGATCGGCAAGGGCCCGGTTTCGGGAATCTGTTCGGGGACGCTGGTGACCGTTCTGGTGCAGTCCTCCTCGACGACGACTTCGCTGATGGTGCCGCTGGCAGGATCGGGCGCCTTTGGGCTGAAGCAGATCTATCCGTTTACGCTGGGGGCCAACATTGGAACGTGCATCACTGCGCTGTTAGCCGCTACGGCGGTCGATGGGAACTCTGCGGCGGCGCTGCAGATCGCCTTCATTCACTTAACCTACAACGTCCTCGGGGTGTTGTTCATCTTTGGGGTGCCGATGCTGCGGTATCTACCGGTCAAGGCGGCGGAGTGGCTGGGCGAAACGGCGTCGGAGAACAAACTGGTCGCGTTGGCTTACATCTTAAGCGTCTTCTTTGTCATCCCAGGAATGTTCTTGGGCGTCACCAGCATGCTGTAG
- the fliG gene encoding flagellar motor switch protein FliG, with translation MEKSKFETSLRRCAVLLMSLSTKAATIVMSRLTTAQVEAISLEIARMESVGGTEQEEVMHAFMGTKTSALNVSCGGLNLAKELIRQSMGTDADPVIQRIEQSIEQKPFAFVRRIEPRNLIQFVQDEHPQTIALILSHLPEGYCAEVLSGLDPEKQLEVIQRIAVVGSADTLAMADLERGLEMRLASLVNGTNLHVGGVEHVAGILNVSERSVERTIMEALAEEEPELVDEIRHLMFVFEDIAKMGDKDIQSLLKNVEASKWACALKGCSEPLVNKVMKNMSSRAADNLREEMGFLGAVRLSDVEAAQQGIVDMVRTLEDAGEIARPTGEEEEEFVS, from the coding sequence TTGGAAAAATCAAAGTTCGAAACCAGTTTGCGACGCTGTGCTGTGTTGTTGATGAGCCTGTCGACCAAGGCGGCTACGATCGTGATGTCGCGGTTGACGACCGCGCAGGTCGAAGCGATCAGCCTGGAGATCGCGCGGATGGAATCGGTCGGCGGGACCGAGCAAGAGGAGGTGATGCATGCCTTTATGGGAACCAAGACCAGCGCGCTGAACGTCAGCTGCGGCGGCTTGAATCTCGCCAAGGAACTGATTCGCCAATCGATGGGGACCGACGCCGATCCGGTAATCCAACGGATCGAACAATCGATCGAACAGAAACCGTTCGCCTTTGTCCGCCGGATCGAGCCGCGAAATCTGATCCAGTTTGTTCAAGACGAACATCCGCAGACGATCGCGCTGATCCTGAGCCATCTGCCCGAAGGCTATTGCGCCGAAGTCTTGTCGGGGTTGGATCCCGAGAAGCAGTTGGAGGTGATCCAACGGATCGCTGTTGTTGGAAGCGCCGACACGTTGGCGATGGCCGATCTGGAACGCGGCTTGGAGATGCGGTTGGCTAGTTTGGTCAACGGAACCAACCTGCATGTCGGCGGCGTCGAACATGTGGCGGGAATCTTGAACGTCTCCGAACGCTCGGTCGAACGGACGATCATGGAAGCTCTGGCCGAAGAGGAACCCGAACTTGTCGACGAGATCCGGCACCTGATGTTCGTCTTCGAAGACATCGCCAAGATGGGCGACAAGGACATCCAGTCGCTGTTGAAGAATGTCGAAGCGAGCAAGTGGGCCTGTGCGTTGAAGGGTTGCAGCGAGCCGTTGGTCAACAAGGTGATGAAGAACATGAGTTCTCGCGCGGCCGACAACCTTCGCGAAGAGATGGGCTTTCTCGGCGCGGTTCGTTTGTCCGATGTCGAAGCGGCTCAGCAGGGGATCGTCGACATGGTCCGCACGCTCGAAGACGCCGGCGAGATCGCGCGTCCCACCGGCGAAGAGGAAGAGGAGTTCGTCAGTTAG
- a CDS encoding SpoVG family protein — MDITEVRVKLMENSEDRLRAFCSITFDSCFVIRDLKIIDGTNGPFVAMPSRKLTGHCNRCGHKNYLRAPFCNQCGTKQRGGNGDNDGPQKLYADVAHPINSECREQIQRHVIEEFELELQRAQQPGYRSRYDDDFDSEDVAAAAAPQASELPAKLPPPAPHFHQRPSGEASSQRGGNDNDDSFGAGVF; from the coding sequence GTGGATATCACCGAAGTACGCGTCAAGCTGATGGAAAACTCAGAGGATCGATTGCGAGCGTTTTGCTCGATCACCTTTGATTCCTGTTTCGTCATCCGCGACTTGAAAATCATCGACGGCACCAACGGGCCATTTGTCGCGATGCCCAGCCGTAAACTGACAGGTCACTGCAACCGATGTGGCCACAAGAATTATCTGCGCGCCCCGTTCTGCAATCAATGCGGAACCAAACAGCGTGGTGGCAATGGCGACAACGACGGGCCTCAGAAACTGTACGCCGACGTCGCTCATCCGATCAATTCGGAATGTCGCGAACAGATCCAACGACACGTGATCGAAGAGTTCGAACTGGAACTGCAACGCGCGCAACAGCCCGGTTACCGTTCACGTTACGACGACGATTTTGACAGCGAAGATGTCGCCGCGGCCGCCGCACCGCAAGCCTCTGAATTGCCCGCCAAGCTTCCGCCTCCGGCGCCGCATTTCCATCAACGTCCCAGCGGGGAAGCCAGCTCGCAGCGAGGCGGGAACGACAACGACGACAGCTTCGGCGCCGGCGTTTTCTAA
- the ispE gene encoding 4-(cytidine 5'-diphospho)-2-C-methyl-D-erythritol kinase → MHANQPQAVEINTPAKLNLFLELLDRRADGFHELETVMVAINRFDRIRVALSDSDDVRVECGWLPHQAAVVERYRGSQAVATLPRSQDNLVTRALEQFRQRFSIADGFRASIAKTIPAGAGMGGASSDAAGALRAAAKLCQIDQHDQRLLQLAGELGSDIPFFFGSPQGSMSAAIATGRGERIDPVSIGGKLHFVVVHPPESVSTAEVYRRCQVPSRPSSAAAMLAALVGGRGTQIASQLLNRLSEPARATSEWIDRVLSAIARTPVLGYQVTGSGSACFGVCPNAAVASRIAHNLQAAGIGSAFAAHSVCIASPTRDMG, encoded by the coding sequence ATGCATGCGAACCAACCCCAAGCGGTTGAGATCAATACCCCCGCCAAGCTGAACCTGTTTCTCGAGCTGCTGGATCGCCGCGCCGACGGTTTCCATGAACTCGAAACGGTGATGGTTGCGATCAATCGCTTCGATCGCATCCGCGTAGCGTTATCCGATTCCGACGATGTGCGCGTCGAATGCGGTTGGCTGCCACATCAAGCCGCCGTTGTCGAGCGCTATCGAGGTTCCCAGGCTGTCGCCACGCTACCTCGCTCGCAAGACAATCTCGTGACCCGAGCTCTGGAACAATTCCGCCAGCGGTTTTCCATCGCCGACGGTTTTCGCGCGTCGATCGCCAAGACGATCCCGGCGGGAGCGGGGATGGGCGGTGCCAGCAGCGATGCAGCCGGCGCGTTGCGAGCCGCCGCTAAGTTGTGCCAGATCGACCAGCATGACCAACGCCTATTGCAGCTTGCGGGAGAACTGGGGAGCGACATTCCGTTCTTCTTTGGTTCGCCGCAGGGATCGATGTCTGCGGCGATCGCGACAGGACGTGGCGAACGGATCGATCCGGTTTCGATCGGCGGCAAGCTGCACTTTGTCGTCGTCCATCCGCCGGAAAGCGTTTCGACGGCGGAGGTCTATCGCCGCTGCCAAGTCCCCTCGCGGCCCAGCTCCGCCGCAGCGATGCTCGCCGCACTTGTCGGGGGCCGCGGCACTCAGATCGCATCCCAGTTATTGAATCGGTTGTCGGAGCCCGCTCGCGCGACCAGCGAGTGGATCGACCGCGTTCTTTCGGCGATCGCTCGAACGCCCGTATTGGGATATCAGGTGACCGGCAGCGGATCAGCATGTTTTGGCGTCTGCCCCAACGCAGCGGTCGCATCGAGAATCGCTCACAATCTACAAGCCGCCGGCATCGGCAGCGCATTTGCAGCGCATTCGGTTTGCATTGCCAGCCCCACGCGGGATATGGGATAA
- a CDS encoding leucine-rich repeat domain-containing protein yields MVQAYNPTRFSIPTWPAWAQMVVACFAGALAGGYISAKVAVSRSDESIRQQMEMRAIDRFVSLGGEVLRDGDKLSPVGMPALRGLGFYTIRSASDVRQAILYGGTLPGITQLHFAPFGVNRVGAGVTDGDVLRFANRNFKNVEYLDLSNCRIQDASVIQPMVDLKRLRLGNNPLTKNGVESLNLLDSVVELWIGWPDRTISPDSMYRSAELRKTLVKALTEMDKLQKVHLYDDIQLTQSEKAQLGELELVKAYMN; encoded by the coding sequence ATGGTTCAAGCTTACAATCCCACTCGTTTTTCGATTCCCACCTGGCCCGCTTGGGCCCAAATGGTGGTCGCTTGTTTTGCGGGGGCGCTCGCGGGCGGTTACATATCTGCCAAAGTTGCCGTGTCGCGGAGTGATGAATCGATTCGTCAACAGATGGAGATGCGGGCGATCGATCGTTTTGTCTCTTTAGGAGGTGAAGTCCTACGCGACGGCGACAAATTGAGCCCCGTCGGGATGCCCGCTTTGCGAGGGCTGGGGTTCTACACGATTCGCTCTGCCAGCGATGTCCGTCAGGCGATTTTGTATGGCGGAACGCTGCCGGGAATTACGCAGTTACACTTTGCACCGTTTGGTGTGAACCGCGTCGGCGCCGGGGTTACCGATGGCGACGTCTTGCGTTTTGCCAACCGGAACTTCAAAAATGTCGAATACCTCGACCTCTCCAACTGCCGCATCCAGGACGCTTCGGTGATCCAACCGATGGTCGACCTGAAGCGGCTGCGTCTGGGGAACAACCCACTGACAAAAAACGGTGTCGAGTCGTTGAACTTGTTGGATTCGGTTGTTGAGTTGTGGATCGGTTGGCCCGACCGAACGATCAGCCCCGACAGCATGTACCGCAGCGCCGAGCTGCGAAAAACGCTCGTCAAAGCGTTGACCGAGATGGACAAGCTGCAGAAGGTGCATCTGTATGATGACATACAACTGACGCAGTCCGAAAAGGCTCAGTTAGGGGAATTGGAGTTGGTCAAAGCCTATATGAATTAG
- a CDS encoding NAD(P)-dependent alcohol dehydrogenase: MRAAVRHRYGPPEVLEICAIDRPECGPDQVLVRVHATTVNRTDCAVLMAKPFIMRPMTGWIHPKRATTGTDFAGEVVAVGAEVDEFEIGDRVWGFHDEGLSSHAEYLVAGRRENVAKMPAGVSFVDAAASLEAAHYAANFVKRLQVHQGDRVLVNGASGAIGSAVVQLLKNKGVIVTAVCGTANIPRVETLNPDEIIDYEREDFRQTSTRFHAVLDAVGKSSFGRCRHLLLPRGVYISSELGWGCQNPLLALVTPCLRGKVVRFPLPTNIAASMQQMGALLTEGKFAPLIDRQYPLEEIRDAFGYVLTGEKCGNVMLTFDVGVESLAD; the protein is encoded by the coding sequence CGATCGCCCCGAGTGCGGGCCCGATCAAGTGCTGGTTCGCGTCCACGCGACAACGGTTAATCGCACCGATTGCGCCGTCTTGATGGCAAAGCCGTTTATCATGCGACCGATGACCGGATGGATCCATCCAAAGCGAGCGACAACCGGGACCGACTTTGCCGGCGAAGTCGTTGCCGTCGGAGCGGAGGTCGATGAATTTGAGATCGGCGACCGCGTCTGGGGTTTTCACGACGAAGGACTTAGTTCGCACGCGGAGTATCTGGTCGCCGGCCGACGCGAGAACGTCGCGAAGATGCCAGCGGGAGTTTCGTTCGTCGATGCGGCGGCGAGTCTCGAAGCGGCTCACTACGCAGCCAACTTCGTCAAACGCTTGCAGGTGCACCAAGGGGACCGCGTGCTGGTCAACGGAGCCTCCGGCGCGATCGGATCGGCGGTCGTCCAGCTGCTAAAGAACAAAGGCGTGATCGTCACCGCGGTCTGCGGCACCGCCAATATCCCGCGAGTCGAGACGCTCAATCCCGACGAGATCATCGATTATGAGCGCGAAGACTTCCGTCAAACCAGCACCCGATTTCACGCGGTCCTCGATGCGGTTGGCAAGAGTAGCTTCGGTCGCTGCCGACACCTACTGCTGCCCCGCGGCGTCTACATCTCTTCGGAACTCGGCTGGGGCTGCCAGAACCCGCTGCTCGCTCTGGTGACTCCGTGCCTGAGAGGCAAAGTCGTTCGCTTCCCATTGCCAACCAACATCGCTGCCAGCATGCAGCAGATGGGCGCATTGCTGACCGAGGGAAAGTTTGCCCCACTGATCGACCGCCAATATCCGCTGGAAGAAATCCGCGACGCCTTCGGTTACGTCCTGACCGGCGAAAAGTGCGGCAACGTCATGCTGACGTTTGATGTTGGAGTCGAGTCTTTAGCCGATTGA
- a CDS encoding PVC-type heme-binding CxxCH protein, producing the protein MRLSLLIIVLVSALSASAAEVKLEKGDHICLIGNELGERMQHHNYWESLLHQSFPEHELTVRNLCFPGDEPMDRIRSKNFGDPDSHLTHSKASVVMMFFGFNESFAGEEGLAEFTDQMTQLVNETKAKDYSGNGAPKIILVSPIAFEKTGDKNLPDGSQHNPRLEMYTAALADVAKQTEVGFVDLFHPSQKLFESHDERLTLNGSHLNEKGYQALAPAFVSAMGGSDAAEIKPELKAEVDDKNFHWWHRYRAVNGFSIYGDRGLAGQDGTRTYNNRDVMERERAILDQMTANRDARIWAIAQGRSVPAEVDDSNTLPFINVTTNVGGADDVNKKRGKLGSLDYHTAAEQQKMFELADGLQIELFASEEQFPELANPVSLQFDNKGRLWVSTMASYPHWQPKSKLDDKLLILEDVDNDGKADECKVFAGGLHQPTGFELGKGGAFIAQQPDILFAQDLDGDDAADTVIRKLAGFCSADSHHGISAFEWGPGGNLYFEEGTFKYSQVESPYGLNRLHEAGIWQYHPVTERFGVHVSVAFSNPWGHVFDRWGQNFIGDASPGFSYWAAPISGKIQYPMKHPGGSQHRRVANLETSGGTAGGDPKFALPTLYPKRTRPLGGCAMISSRHFPDEWQGNFLVTNCIGDRAVLNHKITEDGSGFVGVEVEKIVEGKDGNFRPVDLQIAPDGSLYVVDWHNALIGHLQHNLRDPSRDHSHGRIWRITHKTRPLVEPAKIAGQPIPALLDLLKLPEDRTRYRVRRELAERDPAEVVAAVNQWTENLDPSDADYEHHLTEALWVCQTHHAIQTELLDQVLNAKDHRARAAATRVVSFWADDLDSPIELLTPRINDEHPRVRLEAVRALSFLSGDEAAELALEVLNHDVDDALQYTLEETLRQLEQ; encoded by the coding sequence ATGAGATTGTCGTTGTTAATAATCGTCTTGGTGTCCGCACTCTCCGCCTCTGCGGCGGAGGTCAAGCTGGAGAAGGGGGATCACATCTGCCTGATCGGTAACGAGTTGGGCGAGCGGATGCAGCACCATAATTATTGGGAATCGCTGCTACACCAAAGCTTTCCCGAGCACGAACTGACCGTTCGCAACCTCTGCTTCCCCGGCGATGAGCCGATGGATCGGATCCGTTCGAAGAACTTTGGCGATCCCGATTCGCATCTGACCCACAGCAAAGCGTCGGTCGTGATGATGTTCTTCGGTTTCAACGAATCGTTTGCCGGTGAAGAGGGACTGGCGGAGTTCACCGACCAGATGACTCAATTAGTGAACGAAACCAAGGCGAAGGACTATAGCGGCAACGGGGCGCCAAAGATCATCCTCGTTTCGCCGATCGCGTTCGAGAAGACCGGCGACAAGAACCTTCCCGACGGCAGCCAGCACAATCCGCGCTTGGAGATGTACACGGCGGCGCTTGCCGATGTTGCGAAGCAGACCGAGGTGGGATTTGTCGATCTGTTTCACCCGTCGCAAAAGCTGTTCGAATCGCACGACGAAAGGCTCACGCTCAACGGTTCGCATCTGAACGAAAAGGGCTACCAAGCGTTGGCTCCCGCGTTTGTCAGCGCGATGGGAGGCAGCGATGCCGCCGAGATCAAGCCCGAACTGAAGGCGGAAGTCGACGACAAGAACTTTCATTGGTGGCACCGCTATCGCGCCGTCAACGGCTTTTCGATCTACGGCGACCGCGGTTTGGCGGGCCAAGACGGCACGCGAACCTACAACAATCGCGACGTTATGGAACGCGAGCGGGCGATTCTGGATCAGATGACCGCCAACCGAGATGCTCGGATCTGGGCGATCGCTCAGGGCCGCAGCGTGCCTGCGGAAGTCGACGACAGCAACACGCTGCCGTTTATCAACGTGACGACCAATGTTGGTGGCGCCGACGATGTAAACAAGAAGCGGGGCAAGTTGGGATCGTTGGATTACCACACCGCCGCCGAACAGCAGAAGATGTTCGAATTGGCTGATGGGCTGCAGATCGAACTGTTCGCGTCCGAAGAACAGTTCCCCGAACTTGCTAATCCCGTCTCATTGCAGTTCGACAACAAGGGGCGATTGTGGGTCTCGACGATGGCTTCGTATCCGCACTGGCAACCCAAGAGCAAACTGGACGACAAGCTGCTGATCTTGGAAGACGTCGATAACGATGGCAAGGCGGACGAGTGCAAGGTCTTTGCCGGCGGCTTGCACCAACCGACCGGGTTCGAGTTGGGCAAGGGAGGCGCTTTCATCGCCCAACAGCCCGACATTCTGTTTGCTCAAGATCTCGATGGCGATGACGCCGCTGACACCGTGATCCGCAAGCTGGCTGGCTTCTGCTCCGCCGACTCGCACCACGGTATCTCCGCATTTGAATGGGGCCCCGGCGGGAACCTCTACTTCGAAGAGGGGACCTTTAAGTACTCGCAGGTCGAGAGTCCCTACGGCCTAAATCGCTTGCACGAAGCGGGCATCTGGCAGTATCACCCCGTGACCGAACGGTTTGGCGTGCACGTCAGCGTTGCCTTCTCGAACCCTTGGGGACACGTCTTCGATCGCTGGGGCCAGAACTTCATCGGCGATGCATCCCCCGGCTTCAGCTACTGGGCTGCACCGATTTCGGGCAAGATCCAATATCCGATGAAACACCCCGGCGGATCGCAGCATCGCCGCGTGGCGAATCTGGAAACCAGTGGCGGAACCGCCGGTGGCGATCCCAAGTTCGCGCTGCCGACGCTGTATCCAAAGCGAACGCGTCCGTTGGGCGGATGCGCGATGATCTCCAGCCGTCACTTCCCCGATGAATGGCAAGGGAACTTTCTGGTTACCAACTGCATCGGCGACCGGGCGGTTTTGAATCACAAGATCACCGAAGACGGTTCGGGCTTCGTTGGCGTGGAAGTCGAAAAAATCGTCGAAGGTAAAGACGGCAACTTCCGCCCCGTCGACTTGCAGATCGCCCCCGATGGCTCGCTTTACGTCGTCGATTGGCACAACGCGTTGATTGGACACCTGCAGCACAATCTGCGCGATCCGAGCCGCGATCACAGCCATGGCCGCATCTGGCGTATCACGCACAAGACGCGTCCGTTGGTCGAGCCTGCGAAGATCGCGGGTCAGCCGATTCCGGCGCTGTTGGATCTGCTGAAGCTGCCCGAAGATCGAACTCGCTACCGCGTGCGACGCGAGCTGGCCGAGCGCGATCCCGCGGAAGTTGTTGCGGCGGTGAACCAATGGACCGAAAACTTGGATCCATCGGATGCCGATTATGAGCACCATCTGACCGAAGCGTTGTGGGTTTGCCAAACGCATCACGCGATCCAGACCGAACTGTTGGACCAAGTCTTGAACGCCAAGGATCACCGGGCGCGAGCCGCGGCGACACGCGTCGTTTCGTTCTGGGCCGACGATCTGGACAGCCCGATCGAATTGTTGACCCCACGGATCAACGACGAACATCCACGCGTCCGCTTGGAAGCGGTCCGAGCGCTCAGCTTCCTCAGCGGCGATGAAGCTGCCGAACTGGCGTTGGAAGTACTGAACCACGACGTCGACGATGCGTTGCAGTACACGTTGGAAGAAACGCTGCGTCAGTTGGAACAATAA
- a CDS encoding DUF4974 domain-containing protein, producing MGRTNRYEYKSLKEHYAQQRATESDFPRHNKSQLLLPRPSSSHAGVFGHEFSNDRPPGCRRFPDRFAADHGTSSTGISHPKRQSVCGTAAPESGPLFQGPSTTEDPTPGDLEKSAKMIQPKNSASDVDRFSSEAIEEALRRPVEAMFSDEPLENIIEILADKAGIPIRIDRRGLDDLGLTTDIPVTTAIKRASLEAALSIILSELDLTHTIANEHLVITSVEAAESQLITRIYWSGETGLQADRNAIDLITATVTPDTWEELGGPSVIRGIETESGSSSGLVVTTTHFTHRKLQQLLDMIAAGAKEKVIAMEMKSPGLTP from the coding sequence TTGGGGCGGACTAACCGGTATGAATACAAGTCCCTAAAGGAGCACTACGCGCAGCAGAGAGCAACAGAAAGCGACTTCCCACGCCACAACAAGTCACAGCTTCTTCTGCCGCGCCCCTCTTCATCTCACGCAGGAGTCTTTGGCCATGAATTCAGCAACGATCGCCCCCCTGGCTGTCGCAGGTTTCCTGATCGCTTCGCTGCCGATCACGGGACTAGCTCAACCGGAATCTCCCACCCTAAACGCCAATCCGTTTGCGGCACGGCCGCCCCAGAATCAGGCCCCCTGTTCCAGGGACCATCCACGACAGAAGATCCAACACCGGGTGACCTTGAAAAATCGGCGAAGATGATCCAGCCAAAGAACTCGGCAAGCGACGTGGACCGCTTTTCGAGTGAGGCGATCGAAGAAGCGTTGCGACGCCCTGTCGAGGCAATGTTTAGCGACGAACCGCTTGAAAACATAATCGAGATACTTGCCGATAAAGCAGGGATCCCGATTCGAATCGATCGTCGAGGATTGGACGATCTGGGATTAACAACCGACATTCCGGTAACCACGGCGATCAAGCGGGCCAGCTTAGAAGCGGCCCTCTCGATCATTTTGAGCGAGCTCGACCTGACGCATACGATTGCAAACGAGCATCTTGTCATCACCAGCGTGGAGGCCGCCGAATCGCAGTTGATTACGCGGATCTATTGGTCGGGGGAGACCGGCCTGCAAGCGGATCGCAATGCGATCGATCTGATTACCGCGACCGTCACCCCCGACACATGGGAAGAACTCGGCGGCCCCAGCGTGATTCGGGGGATTGAAACCGAAAGCGGTTCGTCGAGTGGGTTAGTGGTCACAACAACGCATTTCACTCACCGAAAGCTGCAGCAACTGTTGGACATGATCGCCGCTGGCGCTAAGGAAAAAGTGATCGCGATGGAGATGAAATCTCCTGGACTGACACCCTAA